From one Pseudomonas fluorescens genomic stretch:
- the hcnB gene encoding cyanide-forming glycine dehydrogenase subunit HcnB — translation MSLRPVIVGGGSAGMAAAIELANHGVSSLLFDEASRPGGVVFRGPLRSGVDLGYLGARYSKALKKLHKDFAACGDHIDLRLNSRVVGGDEQRLMVLDAEETLHEIDYSHLLLSAGCHERNVPFAGWTLPGVMLLGGLQLQIKSGVVKPLGSTVIAGTGPLLPLVACQLHAAGAKVAGVYEACPFSKIARESLALMNKPQLFLDGLSMLGYMKLNGIPMYYGWGVVEAKGEGELAEVTVAPYGEDWQPDLSRAQRESAQTLAVGYGFIPRTQLSQQLGLDHGFNEDGYLRAECNVWQQSSQPHIHLAGDMGGIRGGEAAMLTGRIAAVSILLQREVLNAEQAIELREKYLGQLAAIKRFRAGVERYTHRGTKQIDLPQPDTVICRCEHVTRSDIDRALEQGVEDMAGLKMRTRVSMGDCQGRMCVGYCSDRLREATGRADVGWLRPRFPIDPIPFSAFQQLGTEA, via the coding sequence TCGAGCTGGCCAACCACGGTGTCTCCAGCCTGTTATTCGATGAAGCCTCGCGCCCGGGTGGCGTGGTGTTTCGCGGGCCGCTACGCAGCGGTGTCGACCTGGGGTACCTGGGCGCCCGCTACAGCAAGGCGCTGAAGAAACTGCACAAGGATTTTGCTGCCTGCGGCGATCATATCGACCTGCGCCTGAACAGCCGCGTGGTCGGTGGCGACGAGCAGCGCCTGATGGTGCTCGATGCCGAAGAAACCCTGCACGAAATCGACTATTCCCACCTGCTGCTGTCGGCCGGTTGCCACGAGCGCAACGTGCCTTTTGCCGGTTGGACCTTGCCAGGCGTGATGCTGCTTGGCGGGCTGCAACTGCAGATCAAGAGTGGCGTGGTCAAACCCCTGGGCAGTACCGTAATCGCCGGTACCGGGCCATTGCTGCCGCTGGTGGCCTGCCAGCTGCACGCGGCCGGGGCGAAAGTTGCCGGTGTGTATGAAGCGTGCCCGTTCAGCAAGATTGCCCGCGAAAGCCTGGCGCTGATGAACAAGCCGCAGCTGTTTCTCGATGGCCTGAGCATGCTCGGCTACATGAAGCTCAATGGCATCCCCATGTACTACGGCTGGGGCGTTGTCGAGGCCAAGGGTGAGGGCGAGCTGGCTGAAGTGACGGTGGCACCCTACGGTGAAGACTGGCAACCGGACCTTTCCCGCGCCCAGCGCGAATCGGCGCAAACTTTGGCGGTGGGCTACGGGTTTATCCCGCGTACGCAACTCAGCCAGCAACTGGGCCTGGACCACGGCTTCAACGAAGACGGCTACCTGCGCGCGGAATGCAACGTCTGGCAGCAAAGCAGCCAGCCCCATATCCATCTGGCCGGCGACATGGGCGGCATCCGCGGGGGTGAGGCAGCGATGCTCACCGGGCGAATCGCCGCCGTTTCGATCCTGCTCCAGCGTGAAGTACTAAACGCCGAACAGGCCATCGAATTGCGCGAGAAATACCTCGGCCAGCTGGCGGCGATCAAGCGTTTTCGCGCCGGGGTAGAGCGCTACACCCACCGCGGTACCAAGCAAATCGACCTGCCGCAGCCGGACACGGTGATCTGCCGTTGCGAGCACGTCACTCGCAGCGATATCGATCGCGCCCTGGAGCAGGGCGTCGAAGACATGGCCGGGCTGAAGATGCGCACCCGGGTGAGCATGGGCGATTGTCAGGGGCGCATGTGTGTCGGCTATTGCAGCGACCGCCTGCGCGAAGCCACCGGACGCGCCGATGTCGGTTGGCTGCGCCCGCGTTTCCCGATCGACCCGATTCCATTCTCTGCATTCCAGCAACTCGGCACGGAAGCCTGA
- the hcnC gene encoding cyanide-forming glycine dehydrogenase subunit HcnC, giving the protein MNRTYDVVIAGGGVIGASCAYQLSKRKNLKIALIDAKRPGNATRASAGGLWAIGESVGLGCGVIFFRMMSAKHKREAHGAAVAVDSSTPHILPQSFFDFALQSNALYPQLHRELIERHGMDFKFERTGLKYVIYDDEDRLYAEHIVAQIPHLADQVRWLDRDALRQAEPAVSHQAHGALEFLCDHQVSPFRLADSYMEAARQNGVDLFHNTNITGVLHQGSRVSGVQTAEEGTFHCDTLINAAGAWAADLSEWATGLRIPVKPVKGQIILTERMPKLLQGCLTTSDCYMAQKDNGEILIGSTTEDKGFDVSNTFPEINGLVQGAVRCVPELAQINLKRTWAGLRPGSPDELPILGPVPEVSGYLNACGHFRTGILTSAITGVLIDKVVHQETLPLDITPFLAERFDLLAVENKQAALA; this is encoded by the coding sequence ATGAACAGAACCTATGATGTGGTCATCGCCGGTGGCGGTGTGATCGGTGCCTCCTGCGCCTACCAGCTGTCCAAACGCAAGAACCTGAAGATCGCCCTGATCGATGCCAAGCGCCCGGGCAACGCCACCCGCGCTTCGGCGGGCGGCCTGTGGGCAATCGGTGAATCCGTGGGGCTGGGCTGCGGGGTGATCTTCTTTCGCATGATGTCGGCCAAGCACAAGCGCGAGGCCCATGGCGCGGCAGTGGCGGTGGATTCGAGCACGCCGCACATCCTGCCGCAGTCGTTTTTCGACTTTGCCTTGCAGTCCAATGCACTTTATCCACAGCTGCACCGCGAGCTGATCGAACGCCACGGAATGGACTTCAAGTTCGAACGCACGGGCCTCAAGTACGTGATCTACGACGATGAAGACCGCCTCTACGCCGAACACATCGTCGCGCAGATTCCGCACCTGGCCGACCAGGTGCGCTGGCTCGACCGCGATGCTCTGCGCCAGGCAGAACCTGCGGTCAGCCATCAGGCCCATGGCGCCCTGGAGTTCCTTTGCGATCACCAGGTCAGCCCGTTCCGCCTGGCCGATTCGTACATGGAAGCGGCGCGCCAGAATGGCGTCGACCTGTTCCACAACACCAACATCACCGGTGTGCTGCACCAGGGCTCGCGGGTCAGCGGTGTGCAAACCGCAGAGGAGGGCACCTTCCACTGCGATACCCTGATCAACGCCGCTGGCGCCTGGGCCGCAGACCTGAGCGAATGGGCCACTGGCCTGCGGATTCCGGTCAAGCCGGTCAAAGGCCAGATCATCCTTACCGAGCGCATGCCCAAGCTGCTGCAAGGCTGCCTGACCACCAGCGACTGCTACATGGCGCAGAAGGACAACGGCGAAATCCTGATCGGCAGCACCACCGAAGACAAAGGCTTCGACGTCAGCAACACCTTCCCGGAAATCAACGGCCTGGTTCAGGGCGCGGTGCGCTGTGTGCCGGAGCTGGCGCAGATCAACCTCAAGCGCACCTGGGCCGGCTTGCGTCCGGGTTCGCCGGACGAGTTGCCGATTCTGGGACCGGTACCCGAAGTCAGCGGTTACCTGAATGCCTGTGGACACTTTCGCACCGGCATCCTCACCTCGGCCATCACTGGGGTGCTGATCGACAAGGTTGTGCATCAGGAAACCCTGCCACTGGATATCACCCCGTTCCTGGCCGAGCGTTTTGACTTGCTGGCTGTGGAAAACAAGCAGGCGGCCCTGGCCTGA
- the lpdA gene encoding dihydrolipoyl dehydrogenase → MKTYDVVIIGGGPGGYNAAIRAGQLGLSVACVEGRSTLGGTCLNVGCMPSKALLHASELYEAAVGSEFASLGIEVEPTLNLAQMMKQKDESVSGLTKGIEFLFRKNKVDWIKGWGKLDGLGRVKVTDDQGTVTELQAKDIVIATGSEPTPLPGVTIDNQRIIDSTGALALSEVPKHLVVIGAGVIGLELGSVWRRLGSQVTVVEYLDRICPGTDEEAAKTLQRSLAKQGMKFKLGSKVTQASASAQGVSLSLEPAAGGSAETLEADYVLVAIGRRPYTEGLGLESVGLETDKRGMLANQHHRTNVPGVWVIGDVTSGAMLAHKAEDEAVSCIEQIAGKAHEVNYNLIPAVIYTRPELASVGKTEEQLKAEGREYKVGKFPFSANSRAKINHETEGFAKVLADARTDEVLGVHLVGPSVSEMIGEYCVAMEFSASAEDIALTCHPHPTRSEALRQAAMNVDGKAMQI, encoded by the coding sequence ATGAAAACCTATGATGTAGTGATCATCGGCGGTGGGCCCGGCGGCTACAACGCAGCTATTCGTGCCGGCCAACTTGGCTTGAGCGTGGCCTGCGTTGAAGGCCGCTCGACCCTCGGCGGCACCTGCCTGAACGTTGGTTGCATGCCGTCCAAGGCCTTGCTGCATGCCTCCGAGCTTTACGAGGCGGCGGTTGGCAGCGAGTTCGCCAGCCTCGGCATTGAAGTCGAACCCACCCTCAACCTTGCGCAGATGATGAAGCAGAAGGATGAGAGCGTCAGCGGCCTGACCAAGGGCATCGAGTTCCTGTTTCGCAAGAACAAGGTCGACTGGATCAAGGGTTGGGGCAAACTAGATGGCCTCGGCCGGGTCAAGGTCACCGACGACCAGGGCACCGTTACTGAGCTGCAAGCCAAGGACATTGTCATCGCTACCGGCTCCGAGCCGACCCCGCTGCCAGGCGTGACCATCGACAACCAACGCATCATCGACTCCACCGGCGCCCTGGCCCTGAGTGAAGTACCCAAGCACCTGGTGGTGATCGGTGCCGGGGTCATCGGCCTGGAGCTGGGCTCGGTGTGGCGCCGCCTGGGCAGCCAGGTGACCGTGGTCGAGTACCTTGATCGCATCTGCCCCGGTACTGATGAAGAAGCGGCGAAAACCCTGCAACGCTCCCTGGCCAAGCAAGGCATGAAGTTCAAGCTGGGCAGCAAGGTCACCCAGGCCAGCGCCTCGGCGCAAGGGGTGAGCCTGAGCCTGGAGCCTGCCGCAGGCGGCAGCGCCGAAACCCTCGAAGCCGACTACGTACTGGTCGCCATTGGCCGGCGTCCGTACACCGAGGGCCTTGGCCTGGAGAGCGTCGGCCTTGAGACCGACAAGCGCGGCATGCTCGCCAACCAGCACCACCGCACCAACGTGCCGGGGGTCTGGGTGATTGGCGATGTCACTTCTGGGGCGATGCTCGCGCACAAAGCCGAGGACGAAGCCGTCTCCTGCATCGAGCAGATTGCCGGCAAGGCCCACGAGGTCAATTACAACCTGATCCCGGCCGTCATCTACACCCGTCCGGAGCTGGCCAGCGTCGGCAAGACCGAAGAGCAGCTCAAGGCCGAAGGCCGCGAATACAAGGTCGGCAAGTTCCCCTTCAGCGCCAACAGCCGGGCCAAGATCAACCACGAGACCGAAGGCTTCGCCAAGGTCCTGGCGGACGCCCGTACCGACGAAGTGCTGGGCGTGCATTTGGTTGGCCCGAGCGTCAGCGAGATGATCGGCGAATACTGCGTGGCCATGGAGTTCAGCGCCTCGGCCGAAGACATCGCCCTCACCTGCCACCCACACCCGACCCGCTCCGAAGCCCTGCGCCAGGCAGCGATGAACGTTGACGGCAAAGCCATGCAGATCTGA